In Rhodamnia argentea isolate NSW1041297 chromosome 5, ASM2092103v1, whole genome shotgun sequence, the DNA window TCCGGGGGCGAAACTATCCAGGCCGATTGTCACTTTCTTTGTACAGGGAAGCCGATTGGCTCTTCCTGGCTTAAACAAACTTTTCTGAAGGACAGCTTGGACAGCCGCGGGAGATTGATGGTCGACGCACACTTGAGGGTCAAGGGCCACAGGAATGCTTTCGCGGTTGGCGATATTACCGATATCGAAGTAAGTAAAATCCGGTGCCGACCGTGTCTGTTTAACTCGATTCTCTGTAGCACTCTTGGTCAATCTTCTCTCTGTGCCTTACCTGAAGTTATCATACAGGGAATCGATCATGAAAGCTTAGGTCCTCATATGATGTTTTCTGTGGCTGATTATGCAGGAACTCAAACAAGGCTATGTGGCCCATGCGCACGCCGCGATCGCTGTGAAAAACCTGAAGCTGTTGATGAGCGGAGGACAAGCGAGCAAGATGTCTGCTTACAAGCCCGGACCGGCGCTCGCGATTGTTTCCCTCGGAAGAAAAGAGGCAGTCGCGCAATTCCCGTTCATGACGGCAATTGGATGGTTTCCTGGAAAGATCAAATCCGGCGATCTCTTCGTGGGGAGGACGAGGAAACAGCTCGGGCTAAAGCCGCCGCCTTCAAAACCGAAGTCGCCGTCCACCGGGAAATGCTAGAGGTGTTGCTGGGCATGTTCCTTGGTGTTGCAACTGTACGAATGTATTGAAACATTGGTGGAGTTGCCCGTAGGAGGGGCGTTTGTTAAAGATAGGATTTTGCTGTTCGGTGAATTGCTTAATTTGTTTCTGGGGATGTAATTTCGTTTATTTCTGTAAAATGCATGTAAGTATAAGGAATTGATAATTTCTCATGATTATTGAAAGGACGAGTTATTCTCGATGTATCGACGACCGGTGAAATTTGACGCCGGGGTTAGAAATTTACGTAATTTCTTCTTGTGTGACTCATCTTTTTAATAATTGGAAAAAGTATGTTTGTAT includes these proteins:
- the LOC115754775 gene encoding ferroptosis suppressor protein 1-like, with protein sequence MVEPSVAERSVIYHRDYLTHGQIVTSAAVEITESGVLTADGNLYPYDYLVIATGHDDSVPRDRGERLVHYKAEYDKIKSANSILIVGGGPTGVELAGEIAVDFPEKKVTLVHRGSRLLEFISPKASKKTLNWLVSKKVEVILGQSADLDSMSDGIYRTSGGETIQADCHFLCTGKPIGSSWLKQTFLKDSLDSRGRLMVDAHLRVKGHRNAFAVGDITDIEELKQGYVAHAHAAIAVKNLKLLMSGGQASKMSAYKPGPALAIVSLGRKEAVAQFPFMTAIGWFPGKIKSGDLFVGRTRKQLGLKPPPSKPKSPSTGKC